The following is a genomic window from Episyrphus balteatus chromosome 1, idEpiBalt1.1, whole genome shotgun sequence.
atggggtatccgaatccacagtacacatatacatacaaggtaatataaatatatacctagttttcattttttcaagttCGCGCAGGTGGTCAAAATCGGAGCTCAAAGGAGAGGAACTGTCACTTTTCTGTGATTCTTATTGGTTAACTCtcttgtttacattttttattacaaacaTGCAATTTGACAGCTTCTCACTTTTGATCTTctttgtttgtatgtgtgacaaCATTAGGGTTGCCAGgtatattttgacgaaactagtaatcgagatgcaaaatcccggactttcccggacaaataaggacaaaaGAGAGTACAAAactacgacaaaaaaaaaatgcatagttttataaaaaaaataaccgaacaatcctattaaaatttaactaaaaatcacatttttaacccttgttcccgtagcatttttttcttattttttcacaaaaaagaaatagataAAAAACTCTGAGACAAAGTTTGGCCTTCTCGGTATAGTATTATAATAAACATTTGAGCTATAATACTACAAAAGTTGCAATGCAAttccaactttaaaaaaatttaaaattccattgaaaaccaattgagaaaatttgaaacgatttagttaaatgcaaataaaatttttagtaagttactaagtaaaGAAATtgtctttttgacttagcaacttacttaagtggctttagattttccttaatcgtttaaaattttgccatattctatatttttgagttttgattatattggaacagaattcaaaacagaattgagcagataataaaccaaaataaaaacgcctcgcttttaatgaactcgattcgttttttgaataataagggccaatttttcaatagtcagataaacctcagagcttattcctaggaataaaagtttttttttatattgacatttattcttaagatagtctaactgacgattgaataATTAGGGCTTaatgaattaagagtagcatacaagtagtgagatacttaaaggctagaaaagagtacaatcccggacaattgatagaaactatcccggacgtcccccacacagccaaaaaagagtacatgtccgggaaaacccggacggCTGGCAACCCTAGACAACATGcgcaaaatattatattttacttTCTGTAAATTTACTGTGATCCGAATCAACTTATCCATGTCGAACTATTGTGCCTTCTTAGAAGAACAGGAGGACGAGACAGTCGATCGGTTTTAAACTGTAGAAGTATGAAGTATCGGATGGACACTTCCAGTTGGATTAAGATTGTcagtaaaaaatcaactttaagGATCTCCTCAGATTCAACAATCCACTCTTGTTAAGTCATCAAGAAGAGCCAACTTTGCTTTCCGTGTCGCCTTCACCACCACCTCATAaaataaagcctggtacgcagctcccgctaaattttagctcccatacaaattatcgaaaagttttatctgagctaaaatggatcccatacaaattatcgataacttgtatgggaattttatctcggctaaaatttagcgcgaacagcgtaccaggcttaagaacAGGATTAAAAAAGCCAACGAAGCTCTTGATTTACAAGTAGCTTTCAGCTTTCCGGTGTGATTAGTCGACAATAgcaatttcgaaaatcttaaagtaGGAACCAAAAACAAGCACCAAAGCATGAAAtagtaaaaacacaaaattttttgcTTAACTTAAAAGATTCATTATTCCTtcattcttatttaaaaaatcacaatttcaaaatttaacatttaatccaTATGGTGCATCAGCATTCGTTTTCAAATAGAATATTCCATTTGACAAATTAGCATTATTTGGATCACCCAAACGTTGTTTAACAGCAAACTGACGACACTTGCCATTTTTCAGCCTTTCAAAATCCTTACAACCAATCGCATTCAATCCATTCCTATCACCAAGACGTAAGGCTTCAGCAAAATATGCTGTCGATCTACCATGCGAACATGATCCCAATCGATCCTCTCCACAGCCTGGTTGCAATTTTCCACCATTCGGATAGAATGCCGATTGACCAATTGGACTATAGAAACCCAATAGTCCACCATTAGTTTGAATAGTTTCAACATATTTTGCATCAGTTTTAGCCAAACGTTTTTCTGGCTTTCTAAATCTAAATAATGGCATTGCTGGATCCAAGCCAACAATGGTATGGATTTTTCCCAATTTCACATTCTTTCCAGTGAAACCGGCAACGTGAGCTCCAAGACTGTGTCCATAAACAGCTAAAGTATCAAAGGACATACTTGTTGTATTGTGAAGCCAATCGATGAATTCAGCAACTATTTCACCAGCTTTGGAGGTTTTGTTCTTAGCTGAAATGTAATTGGCTGTGTGACTGTAGACACTCCAGTCAACTGATATAAAGTTAAATTGTCTCTTTTCACCATTTTGCAAGAGGGCTTTCTTAACGGCAAATAAGTCTTCGTGATCGTGTTCGGTTGCCCAGCCATGAATCATAAATCTGgaaaaagaattcaaaatttaGTCAAAAGTTAAAAGGTTGAAGGTTCATTTATGGCAAACCTTGTTGGATCCTTGGGATCAAAAGTTGACTTTTTCAAGGCTTCCAAATCATTCAAATAGATTTCAATtggttttttgatatttttctgaGTGTACAAGTAAAAACgaacattttctgattttttagcTTCAAATGTTGATGGTTGGTTTTCGGTCCTTAGAGCAATTGTTTGGGCTTCATTTTCAGACATCCAAAGGATACTTCCATTTCGTTGGGGAATTGGCCAAACTAATGGTTCTCCGTCTTCTAAGTCTCCAATAATATTATTTGCGGGAAAAGCTTGAACTAAAAGAGAAGGAAACATTTATTATTTAACTGAAATGTTCAGTAAATTTGGATAAATGTACGACGTACCTCTTCCAAAAAGTCCAAAAAGTGCCACTACCAGTGTAATGTAtatcttcatttttgttttggctaacaaacttttgaaatttaaattatgttttctgTGAGGTTTTGGGTTTGGGGGATTGGCTTTTATACTAAATTTTTCGTAGGTtcttatcaatttatttaataatattaattaaggCTTATCAATTATTTTTGGACTTTAGTGgagttagcaaaaaaaaaaaaaaaaaatgtaaacatgaTCATAAAAGTATTAACAGATATTTGATTTAGAATTCAATAAGAGATTAGTTGAAAAGACAAGCCACTATAGAAGGCACACTTATACCCCAAAGATATGTGTACCTATAAGGCTAGACAAAAACCATGTGATTTATTGGCAGCGGGTAAATGATTGACAAGGTACTTTAAAACAGGTACATTATAGATTATTCTTATAAAActgtaagttttgtttttttttttttttatttgaaaaaatctatAGAGATTAGTATAGTTTTTATGAAGGGGGTAAAATGTTGAAAAGGGTTTACTATCAATAGAAATAATTTAGAAAGAAAGGGTATAGAGTACAGGAGATAATATGATTTAAAACCGATTTGATCACCATGTTTAGGAGAATACAACTATGGCCTACCTCCTACCTACCTCCTACCTACCTCAATCTTTTTTCAACCCAAAGCTTCACTCTGATCTTTCTTGATCGCAACAAATCCCATTTTGGAAAGACAATATTCGGAAATGGAAGAAAGATTTTAGCAACTCGCCTGCTTGCGAAGGGCACTTATTAGTTTGTCGGAATGGAGGGGAGCTGCTGAAACCTAACCgaatcaaaaatttcattttggacttttattaaattgaacATTATTTCGTGGAACCTTGATTGTGGTACTTTTTTCCAATGCACTTCAAACTTATCCTGGTCGTTTAAGACACACAAGTTCCTATTTCGCacattttatgttaaaactcaAACGCTATATGGGGCCCGGGGTTAGTCTAAATTTTCGGGGCCCTTTGATGTTTGGGGCCTCTTTAATATAcatatctttaattttttttggggatCCTTATGTATTATTCGATGGTCGTTAAGATTAtgaaagtaatattttttagaGTCCTaagataatatttaatttttctttcaaaaattaaatttatctcTGCTTAGGCTTTTGTACTCGGTGGTAAATTGTAGGGCCCTTCcattcttgcaaatttattACACACACACAAGAATGGTTCAGCGTTATAATTCACTAGGTCTACCTCCTTCATAgggacaaatttatttatttataagaaaaaaagtgaagtagatccaaaatttcggaagtagatttcaaaattaaagtttcagaacatttatttacaaaaatctattctaaaaaaattatttttcaacaaaattatttttctttacttttcttATTATGATCTTATCCAAAAAAACCTTTCTCATCTAGTGGTTGTAACGGTGCTTTGGGATAAAACGGTTAattcagcataatctaacaaatttttgatcaggaattcttcaaaatcagtcaacattactttgataaactttgtttatatcttttgagctttatttctcaatgcctcgaccagattgaaaattgaagttaaatccctttctctaaatttgttatttgagaaatatttttcaatcaagaagtagaagtagatcctgaaaaagagaagtagggaagtagattttatttttttcccaaaatcgaagtaaatctctttcgatcgaagtaaagtccgaaccctgtaCAGAGCtgtcctattaaaaaaaaaaaaaaaaacaagacgaCATGTACGCTTACCAAACGACGATTCAGACATCAACGGTGGATACTACTAAGAACTGGCTGAACCTTAATGAACAATGGTTTTCGTCCTACCATAATTGCGGAATTACTTCTGTACAACTCTAACTACCGACTCGGTCCATGAAGCTGTATTATTCTCTCAAAACCCTCAATAACAAATCTCAACCACAAGCCAACTCCATGCTAAATTGCAGAAAGACGTCAAAAAGCAACTCATCTTACCCACTGCCACAAGGAACCTTAAAATAAACAGAAGCAGCAGAAGATTTTCTGTGCAAATATCTATATCTTTCCGTGTAAATCCGGAATCTCTACAACAATAAACAGATACTAACGAAGCCGCTTCAAAGGATTTACCGaagagagcttaaaaccagcaACAGCAATAATAACTACCAGGCGGTGCTGAGTGAGCTCAAATGTGTAAACCCCATGTTTAGGAACTCCAATCAGCACTTCAACGACGTCTAGCACCAGAAAATATTCCAAGCCATCAAACCAGAGGCAggttcattcaaaaaaattaaaagcttcTTCGGAAATAAGCCTTCTATTCCCAACAAACATCAACACCATTAACGGCGAAGTTATCAAGGCCAAAGCCTTTGCAAACGACTTCCAAAACCATTGCCAATTAAGTCGCAAGGACCAAGGACTCCTTGATGAAGTAGACTTTATATATTAAGCGAGTGGAATCTGGGTATAACAATTCAGCAAATGATCCCGTTAATTGCATAGAGGTTACCACTCCTGAGAAAATCCAGGACATCATTCACCGGAGCTATCCGATGAAGTCTATATTCTCCAACTTTATTCTGTATCAGCAAGTGCTATTTTCCCATCAAATGGTAGCTTAAAAAAATAGTCGATGTTCTGAAGAAGAACAACAATAACGACGTGTTTGGATTTTGGCTAAATTCTCTCCTCTGTAACCTCAGAAATATTAGAGAAACTTTTACTTTGAAGGAAGAAAATGTTCTCCAGCGAGAACAAAATAGTTCCTGACTTAAAAGATTGACAACTTTTAAGGCTCATCATCAACTACAGATTGTCAATTTTGTTCTGgacattgaatacaaaaatgaaGATGCTGTTAATCAAAGATTTTGCGAATCTGGACTGGGATGCAATACGACAGGACGCGGAGAAATAGCCCCCAATAAGACTTCA
Proteins encoded in this region:
- the LOC129915039 gene encoding phospholipase A1-like, giving the protein MKIYITLVVALFGLFGRVQAFPANNIIGDLEDGEPLVWPIPQRNGSILWMSENEAQTIALRTENQPSTFEAKKSENVRFYLYTQKNIKKPIEIYLNDLEALKKSTFDPKDPTRFMIHGWATEHDHEDLFAVKKALLQNGEKRQFNFISVDWSVYSHTANYISAKNKTSKAGEIVAEFIDWLHNTTSMSFDTLAVYGHSLGAHVAGFTGKNVKLGKIHTIVGLDPAMPLFRFRKPEKRLAKTDAKYVETIQTNGGLLGFYSPIGQSAFYPNGGKLQPGCGEDRLGSCSHGRSTAYFAEALRLGDRNGLNAIGCKDFERLKNGKCRQFAVKQRLGDPNNANLSNGIFYLKTNADAPYGLNVKF